The proteins below are encoded in one region of Fibrella aestuarina BUZ 2:
- a CDS encoding beta barrel domain-containing protein, with translation MKTGDFIYVRYIGNIRHWSRDPFRAPITWVGAKHFNVAINGQTARFERATLRHENQGHSPSYQLFLSMDTYRQEVELVALRNLMNRTDFLALTVEKQRAIKAILES, from the coding sequence ATGAAAACAGGAGACTTTATCTACGTTCGCTACATTGGTAATATCCGCCACTGGAGCCGCGATCCGTTCAGGGCACCGATCACTTGGGTAGGCGCCAAACACTTCAACGTGGCGATTAACGGGCAGACGGCTCGTTTTGAGCGGGCTACCTTGCGCCACGAGAATCAGGGCCATAGCCCGTCGTACCAGCTTTTCCTGTCGATGGATACGTACCGGCAGGAGGTGGAACTGGTAGCGTTACGAAACTTAATGAATCGCACGGATTTTCTGGCGCTGACCGTGGAGAAGCAGCGGGCGATTAAAGCCATTCTGGAATCCTAA
- a CDS encoding Gfo/Idh/MocA family protein yields MFTINRRRFMQGTTAALALSTFGARGLDLIHPAKTMRVGLIGTGWYGKSDLLRLVQVVPVEVVALCDVDKNMLAKAGQLVSQRQKSGKTPRLYGDYQKMLAENELDIVLIGTPDHWHALQMIDAVKAGSHVYVQKPISVDVMEGEAMVAAARKYKKVVQVGTQRKSTPHLITAKRDIVEAGLLGKISHVEMCCYYHMRANGNPPVQPVPDFLDYERWTGPAPLRAYDGIPHVRWWRTFMEYGNGVVGDMCVHMFDAVRWMLGLGWPKRISSEGGIYVQKEGKSNISDTQSAVFEYDGLNCVWQHRTWGTPNNPDYPWSFTLYGDKGTLWASTMQCDFIPADPKEKKIHLDVVYEKEKYPEDLTEPTEPKIELNAAPATRLHMLNFLDAIDKNSRPVADIEEGHISTASCILANLSMKVGRPLVYDPQKRIVVGDPEATKLLERTYRAPYKHPHPTIV; encoded by the coding sequence ATGTTTACCATCAATCGGCGCCGGTTTATGCAGGGCACAACGGCCGCCCTCGCGCTCTCTACCTTCGGCGCCCGCGGTCTGGATCTTATTCACCCAGCGAAAACCATGCGCGTGGGGCTGATCGGTACGGGCTGGTACGGCAAGAGTGATCTGCTCCGGCTGGTTCAGGTGGTGCCAGTCGAGGTGGTGGCTCTGTGCGACGTCGATAAGAACATGCTGGCAAAGGCTGGTCAGCTGGTGAGTCAGCGGCAGAAGTCGGGCAAAACGCCCCGGCTCTACGGCGATTACCAGAAGATGCTGGCCGAAAACGAACTGGATATTGTCCTGATCGGCACGCCCGACCACTGGCACGCGCTACAGATGATTGATGCCGTGAAGGCTGGATCGCACGTCTACGTGCAGAAACCCATCAGTGTCGACGTCATGGAAGGCGAAGCGATGGTGGCAGCGGCCCGCAAATACAAGAAAGTGGTGCAGGTGGGTACGCAGCGGAAAAGCACGCCCCACCTCATCACCGCCAAGCGCGACATCGTCGAAGCCGGGCTGCTGGGTAAGATCTCGCACGTGGAGATGTGCTGTTACTACCACATGCGGGCCAACGGCAACCCGCCGGTACAGCCCGTTCCTGATTTCCTCGACTACGAACGCTGGACGGGTCCGGCACCCCTACGAGCCTACGACGGCATTCCGCACGTGCGCTGGTGGCGGACGTTTATGGAATACGGCAACGGCGTCGTCGGCGATATGTGCGTGCACATGTTCGACGCAGTTCGGTGGATGCTCGGGCTGGGCTGGCCGAAGCGCATTAGCTCAGAGGGGGGTATTTACGTGCAGAAAGAAGGCAAATCCAACATCAGCGACACGCAGTCGGCGGTATTTGAATACGACGGGCTCAACTGCGTCTGGCAGCACCGCACCTGGGGCACGCCCAACAACCCCGACTATCCGTGGTCGTTTACGCTCTACGGCGACAAGGGCACACTATGGGCCAGCACCATGCAGTGCGATTTCATCCCGGCCGATCCCAAAGAGAAGAAGATTCACCTGGATGTGGTCTATGAAAAGGAGAAATACCCCGAAGACCTGACCGAACCGACTGAGCCCAAGATCGAATTGAACGCCGCCCCCGCCACCCGGTTGCACATGCTCAATTTCCTGGATGCGATCGACAAAAACAGCCGTCCGGTGGCCGACATCGAAGAAGGGCACATTTCCACGGCGAGCTGCATTCTGGCGAACCTGTCGATGAAGGTCGGGCGTCCGCTCGTGTATGACCCCCAAAAGCGAATCGTCGTGGGTGACCCCGAGGCTACCAAGCTCCTCGAACGTACCTACCGGGCACCTTACAAGCACCCGCACCCTACGATTGTATAA